The Alkalihalobacillus sp. TS-13 genomic interval TTTCCATCTGGGTGTCTAAATCTTTTTGTAAAGAGCCTGCTCTCCCCGGGGTGACCGTGGTCAGGACATGGCCAATAAACTCTTTCTTTTTTTAAACGTTTATAGGTAATTCCATAGTAATCCGCGATTCCACCACGACTTGCTACCCTAATCTCGTTAAAAATTTCTTCAGGTGAAAAAAAAGAAAAATACTTCCCCTTTTCAAAAGCTTTTGCAATCTCACATAATATTTTCCAGTCATGCATGGCTTCTCCGGGACTTTTACGGGATGCTTTCCGTAAGGTTACACGTCCTTCCAGGTTCGTCATCGTACCTTCATTTTCTAAGTAAGATGAACACGGTAAGATCAAGTCTGCTAATTTTGCTGTCTCGGAAATGAATAAATCCACTACAACTAAAAATCTTAATTTTTTCAACGATTGTTCTACAAAATTCGCATTCGGATTCGATACAATAGGATTTGATCCCATTACGAATAAACCTTGGATTTCTCCAGTATCTATTTTCTCAATCATTTCATAGGCTGAAACACCCTGGCGAGGCAAGTCTTTTTCGTTGACACCCCATACCTTAGAGATATACTTGCGATGTTCTTTGTTTTCCAAATGACGGTACCCAGGAAGCTGATCCGCTTTTTGACCGTGCTCCCTTCCACCTTGACCATTTCCCTGACCTGTGATTGCACCATATCCACAACCGATTTTTCCAATTTTCCCCGTCACTAATACAAGGTTTAAAAAATTTCTCACCGCCATATACCCATCGGTTTGCTGTTCTACTCCTCTTGCGGTAAAAATCATCCCTGTAGAACATGTCGCGTATTTTACGGCTGCCAGTCGAATCGAATCCTCTGGAATTCCTGTCATTTTCGATATATTATCTAATTGAATGGTGCTTATATGTTCTTTTAGCTCCTGGAATCCATTTGTTCTTTCATTTATAAACTCTTCATTAAAATAACCTTTTTCAAAAATGACCTTAAGGATACCGTTAACTAGCGCAGCATCCATACCAGGCTTTACTTTTAAATGTAAATCAGCAATTTCCGTTGTTGCTGTTTCCCTTGGATCAATTACAATGATGAATGATCCATTTTCCTTTGCCTTTGTCAGATAAGGCATTAATGTCGGTTGGCATTCTGCAATATTGGTTCCTGCTAAAATGAGACAACGAGCGAAAGGGATCTCTGACAACTTATTTGTAAATCCACGATCTATACCAAATGCTTCATTTGCTGCTGTAGCAGCGGCTGACATGCAAAAACGACCATTATAATCAATATGCTTTGTTGTTAGTGCAACACGAGCAAACTTCCCCAACAAATATGCTGATTCATTCGTTAGTGATCCCCCGCCATATAGCCCTATTCCATCAACTCCATTTTGACGTTGAATATCTGAAAACCTTTCTCGTATATACGCGATCGCTTTCTGCCAAGAAATTCGAACAAACTCCCCGTTCTTTTTTAACATAGGATATTGAATACGCTCTTGATTCAATGCATGTTGGTGAGCATTAA includes:
- a CDS encoding molybdopterin oxidoreductase family protein, which gives rise to MNDFLSYYRQKEKELGTEKVTETQCPFCSVQCTMQLFEQPRVGRKNYKVIPKNNPTSGERLCIKGLNAHQHALNQERIQYPMLKKNGEFVRISWQKAIAYIRERFSDIQRQNGVDGIGLYGGGSLTNESAYLLGKFARVALTTKHIDYNGRFCMSAAATAANEAFGIDRGFTNKLSEIPFARCLILAGTNIAECQPTLMPYLTKAKENGSFIIVIDPRETATTEIADLHLKVKPGMDAALVNGILKVIFEKGYFNEEFINERTNGFQELKEHISTIQLDNISKMTGIPEDSIRLAAVKYATCSTGMIFTARGVEQQTDGYMAVRNFLNLVLVTGKIGKIGCGYGAITGQGNGQGGREHGQKADQLPGYRHLENKEHRKYISKVWGVNEKDLPRQGVSAYEMIEKIDTGEIQGLFVMGSNPIVSNPNANFVEQSLKKLRFLVVVDLFISETAKLADLILPCSSYLENEGTMTNLEGRVTLRKASRKSPGEAMHDWKILCEIAKAFEKGKYFSFFSPEEIFNEIRVASRGGIADYYGITYKRLKKERVYWPCPDHGHPGESRLFTKRFRHPDGKGKLISVRNIFPKERTDNDYPLYLTTGRVISHYLTGVQTRNSPSLRSRDFESFLEIHPDTAKKYKIENHALVKLTSKRGQITVRSKYTNKIREDTVFVPFHWGDDQNVNRLTHEALDPTCKMPGFKVCAVKVSPFIDLTLN